The following coding sequences lie in one Myxococcota bacterium genomic window:
- the prmC gene encoding peptide chain release factor N(5)-glutamine methyltransferase: MSADWTLMEFLRWTADFFKQHGVPQARLDAEVLLAHVLGCSRMDLYLAFDKPLGEADRARYRELVRRRAKERVPVAYLTGQREFWSLPFRVTPDALIPRPETETLVRVAADLKPARALEIGVGSGCIAAALARELPSVEIVACDVSLAALALARENLAALGVLERVTLIEASQLGAVAGGFDLVLSNPPYVASGELAGLAPELHHEPRVALDGGPDGLDVIRQLCAEAPARLARPGAIAFEVGAGQAPAVAELLRATGAAEVESFLDLAGIARVVLGRYAETV, translated from the coding sequence GTGAGCGCGGACTGGACGCTCATGGAGTTCCTGCGCTGGACGGCGGACTTCTTCAAGCAGCACGGCGTGCCGCAGGCGCGGCTCGACGCCGAGGTGCTCTTGGCGCACGTGCTGGGCTGCTCGCGCATGGACCTGTATCTCGCGTTCGACAAGCCGCTGGGCGAGGCGGACCGGGCGCGCTACCGGGAGCTCGTGCGCCGGCGCGCCAAGGAGCGCGTGCCCGTGGCCTATCTCACCGGGCAGCGCGAGTTCTGGTCTCTGCCGTTCCGGGTCACTCCGGACGCGCTGATCCCGCGCCCCGAGACCGAGACCCTGGTGCGCGTCGCGGCCGACCTGAAGCCCGCGCGCGCGCTCGAGATCGGCGTGGGCTCGGGCTGCATCGCGGCTGCGCTCGCGCGCGAGCTGCCGTCGGTCGAGATCGTTGCGTGCGACGTGTCGCTCGCGGCGCTCGCGCTGGCCCGCGAGAACCTCGCGGCGCTGGGGGTGCTCGAGCGCGTGACCCTGATCGAGGCCAGCCAGCTCGGCGCCGTCGCCGGCGGCTTCGATCTCGTGCTCTCGAACCCGCCCTACGTCGCGAGCGGGGAGCTCGCCGGGCTCGCGCCCGAGCTCCATCACGAGCCGCGCGTGGCCCTGGACGGCGGACCGGACGGGCTCGACGTCATTCGCCAGCTCTGCGCAGAGGCGCCCGCGCGCCTGGCCCGGCCGGGCGCGATCGCCTTCGAAGTGGGCGCGGGCCAGGCGCCCGCCGTCGCCGAGCTTCTGCGCGCGACCGGCGCTGCCGAAGTGGAGTCGTTCCTGGACCTGGCCGGCATCGCGCGCGTGGTGCTGGGCCGCTATGCGGAGACCGTCTGA
- the prfA gene encoding peptide chain release factor 1: MFERIAEIEARYQELEDRLGEPSLARDPAKLRELTQELAGLRELVSTYRDWKRVSAELAENEQLASDNDADIRELAKHELPELRARRDQLEVSLRKLLQPRDPRDQKSVVMEIRPGTGGDEAALFAADLFRMYTRYAQGRKWAVELLSLTETDGGGAKEVVANFTGAGIYGRLKYESGVHRVQRVPVTESQGRIHTSTATVAVLPEADVADIEVDEKDLRIDRFRSSGPGGQSVNTTDSAIRITHIPTGLVVQSQDEKSQHKNKAKALKVLRARLLDLEQTRLDAERAAERKGQIGSGDRSERIRTYNFPQNRVTDHRAGVTLHQLDRVMEGEIDELIDAVATHLEAEALRQQESLA, translated from the coding sequence ATGTTCGAGCGGATCGCTGAAATCGAGGCGCGCTACCAGGAGCTCGAGGACCGCCTCGGTGAGCCTTCGCTCGCCCGCGATCCGGCGAAGCTGCGCGAGCTGACTCAGGAGCTCGCGGGCCTGCGCGAGCTGGTCAGCACCTACCGCGACTGGAAGCGAGTCAGCGCGGAGCTCGCCGAGAACGAGCAGCTCGCCAGCGACAACGACGCCGACATCCGCGAGCTGGCGAAGCACGAGCTGCCCGAGCTGCGCGCGCGCCGCGACCAGCTCGAGGTCTCGTTGCGCAAGCTCCTCCAGCCACGCGACCCGCGTGACCAGAAGAGCGTGGTCATGGAGATCCGCCCCGGCACGGGCGGCGACGAGGCCGCGCTGTTCGCGGCCGACTTGTTCCGCATGTACACGCGCTACGCGCAGGGCCGGAAGTGGGCGGTCGAGCTCCTGTCACTCACCGAGACCGACGGCGGCGGCGCGAAGGAGGTCGTGGCCAACTTCACCGGCGCAGGGATCTACGGGCGCCTCAAGTACGAGTCCGGGGTCCACCGCGTGCAGCGCGTGCCGGTGACTGAATCACAGGGCCGCATCCACACGTCCACTGCCACGGTGGCGGTGCTTCCCGAGGCCGACGTGGCGGACATCGAGGTCGACGAGAAGGACCTGCGCATCGACCGCTTCCGCTCCAGCGGGCCCGGCGGCCAGAGCGTGAACACCACGGACTCGGCGATCCGCATCACACACATTCCGACCGGGCTCGTCGTTCAGTCCCAGGACGAGAAGTCCCAGCACAAGAACAAGGCGAAGGCGTTGAAAGTCCTGCGCGCGCGGCTGCTCGACCTGGAGCAGACCCGGCTCGACGCCGAGCGCGCCGCCGAGCGCAAGGGCCAGATCGGCAGCGGCGACCGCAGCGAGCGCATCCGCACCTACAACTTCCCGCAGAACCGCGTCACCGATCACCGCGCAGGAGTCACTCTGCACCAGCTCGACCGCGTGATGGAGGGCGAGATCGACGAGCTGATCGACGCCGTCGCCACCCACCTCGAGGCCGAAGCGCTGCGGCAGCAGGAGAGCCTGGCGTGA